One region of Ascaphus truei isolate aAscTru1 chromosome 13, aAscTru1.hap1, whole genome shotgun sequence genomic DNA includes:
- the CHEK2 gene encoding serine/threonine-protein kinase Chk2 isoform X3, with translation MSKTIGSGACGEVKLAFVKSTCKKVAVKVISKKRFRMSTSSDNEPPISVDTEIEILKKLNHPCIIRIENFFDSVDSYYIVLELMEGGELFDRVVTSTRLQEPTAKLYFYQMLLAVQYLHENGVIHRDLKPENVLLSSTTEECCVKITDFGQSKILGEASLMRTLCGTPTYLAPEILNTAGTAGYSNAVDCWSLGVILFVCLSGYPPFSEQNGKIPLKNQITEGKYTFIPGAWEHVSKPALDLVKRLLVVNPDERLTTKEALEHPWLQDNNMKSVAQKLMNDIVHSMPPPLTQKPVSRKRAHEGEQEASTSKYSEQFTAATEKRAKM, from the exons ATGTCAAAAACAATTGGAAG TGGGGCTTGCGGAGAAGTGAAATTAGCTTTTGTAAAGTCGACATGCAAGAAAGTTGCTGTGAAAGTCATCAGTAAAAAGAGATTTAGGATGAGCACTTCAAGTGACAAT GAGCCACCTATTTCCGTTGATACAGAAATTGAGATTCTAAAAAAACTCAAtcat CCCTGCATAATTAGGATCGAAAACTTTTTTGACTCTGTAGATTCCTATTACATTGTTTTGGAACT GATGGAAGGAGGTGAATTATTTGACAGAGTAGTGACATCCACCAGGCTTCAAGAACCTACGGCAAAACTGTATTTTTATCAGATGCTTCTAGCTGTTCAG taCCTTCATGAAAATGGAGTCATACATAGAGATCTAAAGCCTGAAAATGTGCTGTTGTCGTCAACTACTGAAGAATGTTGCGTAAAG ATAACAGATTTTGGCCAGTCCAAGATTCTTGGTGAAGCCTCTTTAATGAGGACATTATGTGGTACTCCAACGTACCTCGCTCCAGAGATTTTGAACACAGCAGGTACAGCTGGATATAGCAATGCAGTGGACTGCTGGAGTTTAGGAGTCATTCTTTTTGTATG tcTTAGTGGATATCCACCATTTTCAGAACAAAATGGTAAGAtacctctgaaaaatcaaattacaGAAGGGAAATACACCTTTATCCCGGGAGCTTGGGAACATGTATCTAAACCAG ctTTAGATCTTGTTAAAAGGTTGTTGGTTGTTAATCCAGATGAAAGGCTTACAACTAAAGAAGCCCTTGAGCATCCCTGGCTTCAG GATAACAATATGAAAAGTGTGGCTCAAAAGTTAATGAATGACATAGTTCATTCAATGCCTCCACCACTAACACAG AAACCCGTAAGTCGGAAACGTGCTCATGAAGGAGAACAAGAAGCCAGTACTTCCAAATACTCCGAGCAATTCACAGCAGCGACTGAAAAGAGAGCAAAAATGTGA